The following are encoded in a window of Fusarium oxysporum f. sp. lycopersici 4287 chromosome 5, whole genome shotgun sequence genomic DNA:
- a CDS encoding glutathione S-transferase, which translates to MSAENMITLYCEGTPNPLKISIALEELGLKYNAHAIKLFEHEQKEEWFLDINPNGRIPAIVDTDEHGNELKIWESGAILQYLVERYDKDHKISYPRGTKEYWQMTSWLFWQVSGLGPMQGQANHFEMSAFGDYPYALKRYVNETRRLYRTMDKALAENPSGYLVGDHLSIADIAIWPWTTAYKYSGLSQIDEFPHVKNWMYKLLERPGFEKGRNVPSPHIYLQLNELPDEELKKLGRERSVWVQEAMKRDAE; encoded by the exons ATGTCAGCCGAGAATATGATCACTCTCTACTGCGAAGGCACTCCCAACCCACTCAAGATCTCCATTGCACttgaggagctgggcttgaAGTACAAT GCTCATGCAATTAAACTATTCGAACACGAACAGAAAGAGGAGTGGTTTCTTGACATCAACCCAAACGGTCGTATCCCAGCCATTGTTGACACAGACGAGCACGGCAACGAACTCAAGATCTGGGAAAGTGGTGCTATCTTGCAGTATCTTGTGGAACGGTATGACAAGGACCACAAGATCTCGTATCCCCGTGGTACCAAAGAGTACTGGCAGATGACGAGCTGG CTCTTTTGGCAAGTCAGTGGTCTCGGCCCTATGCAAGGTCAGGCAAACCACTTTGAGA TGTCTGCTTTTGGTGATTATCCATATGCCCTGAAACGATACGTCAACGAAACGCGCCGCCTGTACCGAACGATGGACAAGGCTCTTGCAGAAAATCCATCCGGATATCTTGTTGGCGATCATCTCAGCATCGCCGACATCGCCATTTGGCCATGGACTACCGCATACA AGTACAGTGGCCTCTCCCAGATTGACGAGTTTCCTCACGTCAAGAACTGGATGTACAAGCTCCTCGAGCGTCCTGGGTTTGAGAAAGGCCGCAATGTGCCGAGTCCTCATATTTACCTTCAGCTCAATGAGTTGCCGGACGAAGAGCTGAAAAAGCTGGGGAGGGAGAGATCGGTTTGGGTTCAGGAGGCTATGAAGCGTGATGCTGAATGA
- a CDS encoding ABC transporter (At least one base has a quality score < 10), with amino-acid sequence MLGNTVDGDALRRTQSSMRQQQQQPISQQTVEGGQHNPTSSSSSESGVVQEGKWGERGQEDVTAQEAMQEFESLRHNLMSLHKTRTADTHASRAQSRRTSTAARVRSEKHEHDYDDDDGSKTDVEAGPEESEGFELGRFMREGHFEKRSEEEGSLKRVGVVYENLTVKGVGSTTTFVRTVPDAILGTFGPDLYNVLTRYFPSLRIGKPPTRTLINDFTGCVRDGEMMLVLGRPGAGCSTFLKAISNNRESYAAVEGEVSYSGISAAEQKKHYRGEVNYNGEDDVHFATLSVWKTLAFALTNKTKIKEKADIPVIVDALMKMFGISHTRDTVVGDDFTRGVSGGERKRVSIAETLASKSTVMAWDNSTRGLDASTALDYARSLRIMTDISNRTTLVTLYQAGEGIYELMDKVLVIDQGRQIFSGPANKAKQYFIDLGFECPERQTTADFLTAVTDPTERRFRPGFEHRAPRTPEELESAFRNSPHYQELLADVAAYKESLHRSDYQDAKRFQGAVQESKSKHVSDKSPYTISFPRQVLACTKREAWLLFGDTTTLWTKLFIIISNGFIVGSLFYGQTEDTASAFSRGGTIFFSILFLGWLQLSELMKAVSGRAVVARHHDYAFYRPSAVSLARVLLDFPVIAVQVCIFGLIMYFMTGLDVDVSKFWIYMLFVYTTTIMVTALYRMFASLSPEIDTAVRFSGISLNLLIIYTGYVIPKTQLLKDYIWFGWLYWINPISYSFEAVLTNELSDRIMECAPSQLVPQGPGVQSGYQGCAISGATVNAQSVSGSDYLQATYNYSRSNLWRNFGVVIAFAVLYILVTVLATEMVSFTQGGGGALIFKKSRKAKEQARKAEAPVDDEKVVGNGASTSSGVVADPNPGSEDEALEQITDSESIFTWRDIEYTVPYLGGREELLNKVSGYAKPGVMVALMGASGAGKTTLLNILSQRTSIGVVTGEMLVDGRSLGADFQRNTGFCLQGDLHDTTQTVREAIEFSAILRQDKSVSRADKLAYVDKIIDLLELNDLQDAVIMCLGVEQRTRLTIGVELAAKPSLLLFLDEPTSGLDSQRSSAPFHQPSSVLIQQFDMVLALNPGGNTFYFGPMGENGEDVVKYFSDRGAVCPPNKNVAEFILETAARPHRRPDGTKVDWNQEWVESEEAQKVLEEIDGLKRVRSSATEGVVSSNKEHSEFAAPTWLQTVELTKRMFRQHWRDPSYIYGKFFIAVIFGIFNGFTFWKLGYTMQDMQNRMFTCFLIVTVPPTIVNGVVPKFFTNMALWQAREYPSRIYGWFAFCTANIVSDIPAAVVSAVLYFVLWYWPTGLPTESSVSGYTFLMTLLIFLFMTSWGQWICAFAPSFTVISNVLPFFFVMFGLFNGVVRPYASLPVFWRFWMYYANPSTYWIGGILAATLDGTPVECSSEETAKFDAPPGQTCQEYAGAFADSAGGYLVNPNATSACEFCPMSSGNDYLASLNIDASDKWRDFGIFLAFCVSNWMLVYFFIYTVRVRGWSFGFGTIFGGLGKLVDLIKKPFQRKKEE; translated from the exons ATGTTGGGAAACACGGTAGACGGCGATGCTCTTCGCCGCACACAATCTTCTATGcggcaacagcagcagcaacccATTTCTCAACAAACTGTCGAAGGTGGACAACATAATCCTACAAGCAGCAGCTCCTCCGAATCAGGTGTCGTCCAAGAAGGAAAATGGGGTGAGCGTGGACAGGAAGATGTCACTGCTCAAGAGGCCATGCAAGAATTCGAGTCTCTACGTCACAACTTGATGAGCCTACACAAGACAAGGACAGCAGACACGCATGCAAGCAGGGCTCAGAGTAGACGGACGAGTACTGCTGCTCGAGTTCGGTCAGAGAAACATGAACATGACtatgacgacgatgatggtTCCAAGACCGATGTGGAAGCTGGTCCtgaagagagtgagggtTTCGAACTCGGCCGCTTTATGCGAGAAGGCCATTTCGAAAAGCGCTCCGAGGAGGAGGGATCTCTGAAAAGAGTTGGCGTTGTGTATGAGAACCTCACCGTCAAAGGCGTCGGAAGCACAACAACTTTTGTTCGAACTGTACCTGATGCTATCCTTGGTACATTCGGCCCCGATCTCTACAATGTCCTCACCAGATATTTTCCTTCCCTCCGGATTGGAAAGCCCCCAACCCGAACACTCATTAACGACTTCACCGGATGTGTTCGTGATGGCGAGATGATGCTCGTCCTGGGACGGCCTGGCGCTGGGTGCAGTACCTTCCTCAAAGCTATCAGCAACAACCGCGAATCATATGCTGCCGTCGAAGGAGAAGTTTCGTACAGTGGTAtttctgctgctgagcagaagaagcacTACCGAGGCGAGGTCAACTACAACGGCGAAGACGATGTTCACTTTGCTACTCTGAGCGTGTGGAAGACTCTCGCTTTTGCGCTtaccaacaagaccaagatcaaggagaaggccGATATTCCGGTTATTGTGGATGCTCTCATGAAGATGTTTGGTATCAGCCACACAAGAGATACTgtggttggtgatgacttTACCAGAGGTGTCTCCGGTGGTGAGCGAAAGCGAGTTTCAATTGCAGAGACACTGGCTTCCAAGTCTACCGTGATGGCATGGGATAACTCTACTCGAGGACTCGACGCATCGACTGCCCTTGACTACGCACGATCTCTGCGTATTATGACAGATATTAGCAACCGAACCACTCTCGTAACCTTGTACCAGGCCGGAGAGGGTATTTACGAGTTGATGGATAAGGTTCTGGTCATCGATCAAGGCCGACAGATCTTCTCCGGACCTGCCAACAAGGCAAAGCAGTATTTCATTGACCTTGGATTCGAATGTCCCGAACGACAGACGACAGCAGACTTCTTGACTGCCGTCACCGATCCGACCGAACGACGCTTCCGACCCGGATTTGAACACCGCGCTCCCCGAACaccagaagagcttgagtcGGCTTTCAGGAACTCACCACACTACCAAGAGCTCCTGGCTGATGTTGCTGCATACAAGGAGTCTCTTCACCGGTCTGACTACCAAGACGCGAAGAGGTTTCAGGGGGCCGTCCAGGAGTCGAAGTCAAAGCACGTCTCCGACAAGTCACCTTACACCATCTCGTTCCCCCGACAGGTGCTTGCTTGCACTAAGCGAGAAGCCTGGCTCCTGTTCGGCGATACCACAACACTCTGGACAaagctcttcatcatcatctccaacgGTTTCATTGTTGGATCTCTCTTCTATGGACAGACCGAAGACACGGCAAGTGCTTTCAGTCGTGGCGGtaccatcttcttctcgattcTCTTCTTGGGCTGGCTTCAACTCTCTGAGCTTATGAAGGCTGTGTCTGGGCGTGCCGTTGTTGCTCGACACCACGACTATGCTTTCTATCGTCCCTCCGCTGTTTCCCTTGCTCGCGTTCTGCTCGACTTCCCTGTTATCGCTGTCCAGGTGTGCATCTTTGGTCTCATCATGTACTTCATGACTGGGCTTGATGTGGATGTGTCAAAGTTCTGGATCTACATGCTCTTTGTGTATACCACAACCATCATGGTCACAGCCCTGTATCGCATGTTTGCTAGCTTGTCCCCAGAGATTGACACAGCCGTACGATTTTCAGGAATCTCGCTCAACCTGCTCATTATTTACACCGGATACGTCATCCCCAAGACGCAGTTGTTGAAGGACTATATCTGGTTCGGCTGGCTGTACTGGATCAATCCCATCAGCTACAGTTTCGAGGCTGTCTTGACCAACGAGCTGTCCGATAGAATTATGGAATGTGCTCCCTCCCAGCTAGTTCCGCAGGGACCCGGAGTTCAGTCTGGATATCAGGGTTGTGCGATTAGCGGAGCTACAGTCAATGCGCAGTCAGTCTCAGGAAGCGATTATCTACAAGCTACCTACAACTATAGCCGATCAAACCTATGGCGAAACTTTGGCGTTGTCATTGCTTTTGCTGTTCTCTATATCCTCGTCACGGTATTGGCAACAGAGATGGTCAGCTTCACAcaaggtggtggtggtgccttaatcttcaagaagagccGGAAGGCTAAGGAACAAGCACGCAAAGCCGAAGCCCCTGTCGATGACGAGAAAGTTGTTGGAAATGGTGCCAGCACCTCTTCCGGCGTTGTCGCTGACCCCAACCCAGGAAGTGAAGACGAAGCCTTGGAACAAATTACCGATAGCGAGTCTATCTTCACATGGCGTGACATCGAGTATACAGTTCCATATCTTGGTGGCCGAGAAGAACTTCTGAACAAGGTCAGCGGATATGCTAAGCCTGGTGTCATGGTCGCCCTTATGGGAGCTTCAGGTGCTGGAAAAACCACactcctcaacatcctttCGCAGCGTACAAGCATCGGCGTCGTTACAGGTGAGATGCTTGTCGATGGACGGTCTCTTGGCGCGGACTTCCAGAGAAACACTGGATTCTGCCTTCAGGGTGACCTGCACGATACAACTCAGACTGTTAGAGAGGCTATTGAGTTCTCTGCCATTCTGCGACAGGACAAGTCTGTCAGCCGTGCTGACAAGCTTGCGTACGTGGACAAGATCATCGACCTGCTGGAGCTCAATGACCTCCAAGATGCCGTTATCATGTGTCTCGGAGTGGAACAGCGCACGCGCCTAACCATCGGCGTGGAATTGGCGGCCAAGCCTTCACTGCTTCTCTTCCTGGATGAGCCCACATCTGGCCTTGACTCGCA GCGATCATCTGCACCATTTCACCAGCCAAGCTCTGTTCTTATTCAGCAGTTTGATATGGTCCTTGCTCTGAACCCTGGAGGTAACACATTTTACTTTGGCCCCATGGGCGAGAATGGAGAAGACGTCGTCAAGTACTTCTCGGACCGCGGTGCTGTCTGCCCCCCTAACAAGAACGTCGCCGAATTCATTCTTGAGACTGCTGCACGACCGCACAGGCGGCCTGACGGCACCAAAGTTGATTGGAATCAGGAATGGGTTGAAAGTGAGGAAGCCCAAAAAGTGCTTGAAGAAATTGATGGTCTCAAACGAGTTCGAAGTTCCGCAACGGAGGGAGTAGTTTCTTCAAACAAGGAGCACTCTGAATTTGCTGCACCGACTTGGCTTCAGACGGTCGAGTTGACCAAGCGTATGTTCCGGCAACACTGGCGCGACCCCTCTTACATCTATGGAAAGTTTTTCATTGCGGTCATCTTTGGCATCTTCAATGGCTTTACCTTCTGGAAACTTGGCTACACGATGCAAGACATGCAGAACCGCATGTTCACTTGCTTCTTGATCGTGACAGTTCCTCCCACCATCGTCAATGGCGTCGTCCCCAAGTTCTTTACCAACATGGCGCTTTGGCAAGCCCGAGAATATCCTTCTCGTATCTACGGATGGTTTGCTTTCTGTACTGCCAACATTGTTTCTGATATCCCAGCGGCTGTAGTGTCAGCAGTGTTGTACTTTGTGTTGTGGTACTGGCCCACTGGACTTCCAACCGAGAGCTCTGTTTCAGGCTACACGTTCCTGATGACTCTTctcatctttcttttcatgACAAGCTGGGGACAATGGATCTGCGCGTTTGCCCCCAGCTTTACCGTTATCTCCAAT gtcttgcccttcttctttgtcatgTTCGGTTTGTTCAACGGTGTTGTTCGCCCATATGCCTCACTTCCTGTCTTCTGGAGGTTCTGGATGTACTACGCGAACCCCTCTACATACTGGATTGGAGGCATCCTGGCAGCGACTCTTGATGGCACTCCAGTGGAATGTTCGTCCGAAGAGACTGCCAAGTTTGACGCTCCCCCGGGACAAACATGCCAAGAATATGCAGGAGCATTTGCAGACTCCGCCGGAGGATATCTCGTCAACCCCAACGCCACGAGTGCTTGCGAGTTCTGCCCAATGTCTTCTGGTAACGATTACCTAGCGTCGCTCAATATTGATGCGAGTGACAAGTGGAGAG ATTTTGGCATCTTCCTAGCATTCTGTGTGTCCAACTGGATGCTCGTTTACTTCTTTATTTACACAGTCCGTGTTCGGGGATGGAGCTTTGGCTTTGGAACGATCTTTGGAGGGTTGGGCAAGTTGGTTGATCTGATCAAGAAGCCGTTTCAGcgaaagaaggaggagtAA